The following proteins are co-located in the Campylobacter concisus genome:
- the tssK gene encoding type VI secretion system baseplate subunit TssK yields the protein MSEKLKVVWYNGMNVDKVHFEQQERYFERNLNLKTISSFSNLYGVLDLEISSDLLLQGKIGLTKISCISQDGTIFNAPDQDELPEPLEISPSELNSAIIVLKLPISSGLVDISLQNNLPNLKFIAKQALISSRVHDEASNDILNELDDKDDFELSSAFTQDKENLILASQRSSLGVFGSKMPYELSIPICKIKNIDLNKQITLDEKFIPTCIDISKNTFITNFIEELSFATKQHQESYFGLLGGVDQAKNRLDFSTYLTLNMLKKWYLIFSYLLKKDKFHPEYLYEKLVDFQADLLALSHDNSFSEFIAYDHNNLTQTFVPLINNLRLLFSHILSPKYIMAQIVKNNHGFYDCIFDNPSIIENSEIYFAIHSDTKNEYLLKNFKEQCKIHTQSNIKGIVSSQLRGINVEQISVVPSTLPKLNDYIYYKIDKKDEIFKSFANQNVISVYITANLPNADIKMWALL from the coding sequence ATGTCTGAAAAGCTAAAAGTCGTTTGGTATAACGGAATGAACGTTGATAAGGTTCATTTCGAGCAACAAGAAAGATATTTTGAGAGAAATTTAAACTTAAAAACCATCTCTTCTTTTTCAAATTTATACGGTGTTTTAGATTTAGAAATTTCAAGCGATCTTTTGCTTCAAGGCAAAATAGGACTAACTAAAATTTCTTGTATCTCTCAAGATGGTACGATTTTTAACGCGCCAGATCAAGATGAATTACCAGAACCACTTGAGATAAGTCCAAGTGAGCTAAACTCAGCCATTATAGTGCTAAAACTACCTATTAGCTCAGGTTTGGTCGATATTAGCTTGCAAAATAATTTACCAAATTTAAAATTTATAGCCAAGCAAGCACTTATTAGCTCAAGAGTGCATGATGAAGCTAGCAACGATATATTAAACGAGCTAGATGATAAAGATGATTTTGAGCTATCTTCTGCCTTTACACAAGATAAAGAAAATCTAATCCTAGCGAGCCAAAGATCGTCTCTTGGAGTATTTGGCTCAAAGATGCCTTACGAGCTTAGCATACCAATTTGTAAAATAAAAAATATAGACCTAAACAAACAAATAACACTTGACGAAAAATTTATTCCAACTTGTATTGACATCAGTAAAAACACCTTTATAACAAATTTTATAGAGGAGCTTAGCTTTGCTACAAAGCAACATCAAGAGAGTTATTTTGGGTTGCTAGGAGGTGTTGATCAAGCTAAAAATAGACTTGATTTTTCAACGTATTTAACACTAAATATGCTAAAAAAATGGTATTTAATATTCTCTTATTTGTTAAAGAAAGATAAATTTCACCCAGAGTATTTGTATGAAAAATTAGTTGATTTTCAGGCTGATCTGCTGGCACTTAGTCACGATAATAGTTTTAGTGAATTTATAGCCTACGATCACAATAATCTAACTCAAACTTTTGTGCCTTTGATAAATAATCTAAGACTTTTATTCTCACATATCTTATCTCCAAAATATATAATGGCACAGATTGTTAAAAATAATCACGGTTTTTATGACTGTATTTTTGATAATCCAAGTATTATTGAAAACTCAGAAATTTATTTTGCTATTCACAGCGATACGAAAAATGAGTATCTTCTTAAAAATTTCAAAGAGCAATGCAAAATCCATACTCAATCAAATATAAAAGGCATAGTTTCTTCACAGCTAAGAGGTATAAACGTAGAGCAAATTTCTGTTGTTCCTAGTACTTTACCGAAGTTAAACGATTATATCTATTACAAGATAGACAAAAAAGATGAAATTTTTAAAAGCTTTGCAAATCAAAATGTGATTAGCGTTTATATAACGGCAAATTTACCAAATGCTGACATTAAAATGTGGGCTTTATTATAA
- the tssJ gene encoding type VI secretion system lipoprotein TssJ, whose protein sequence is MKKIFKFLSFLVFMLFLAGCAKDLIISNMPNSNLNYHGDNVPITIIAYKLRDVAKFQEASIIDLAERNGEILGYDKIDSIKTQIQPNTNRYAFTNVYPDEVPYVGILVLYADQSKTNIKAYKATKEIKEKNIVFEITKNGVNVLDASSSKIQASK, encoded by the coding sequence ATGAAAAAAATATTTAAATTTCTATCTTTTTTAGTATTTATGCTATTTCTTGCAGGATGTGCAAAAGATCTTATTATAAGCAATATGCCAAATTCAAATTTAAACTATCATGGCGATAATGTTCCTATAACTATCATAGCTTATAAATTAAGAGATGTGGCTAAATTTCAAGAAGCTAGCATTATCGATCTAGCCGAGAGAAATGGTGAAATACTAGGTTATGATAAGATTGACTCTATAAAAACACAAATTCAGCCAAATACAAATAGATATGCTTTTACAAATGTATATCCTGATGAAGTTCCGTATGTTGGTATTTTGGTACTTTATGCTGATCAGAGCAAGACAAATATCAAGGCTTACAAGGCTACAAAAGAGATAAAAGAAAAAAATATAGTTTTTGAAATAACAAAAAATGGCGTAAATGTTTTAGACGCTAGTAGCTCTAAAATACAAGCAAGCAAATAA
- a CDS encoding site-specific integrase, whose amino-acid sequence MNLSDNIIQSFVNSFMKVKLSKSIKEHSLLNKKMDVEFLNALNDYFKQSLIDGDLPQILIKDISNITNTAGALGGKDKENIGQTLLEKNILTLNYLVSKLEKSSVLFNDKREHCFLEDDSSDNLAKHAKPSSFDAKDIASFQENIKELEDSGCLPITDGQLKAMAQRISETVYAILDQKYGSTSNLKLVKTKRCDRSIEDIIMDPNPPKNIKIKLDDDSSFSIFNPSAQVTQEYEIRKTLQVASGSSNQFSTLNLEDQKSLKDAFEIFETNTKRADKWSPDTQRLVTGVKKLLFLYFNEDTPVHKITRDNLLEFRDLLYKIPTKLAQKSRYKDKSLSQILKLGEKDDKLSEPTIQKYMIRVIQFFNYCFDSGYIGKSITAKMNVKIDIDPSERAVLPYDVSEARKIFEIVTSIKQSGKSPSSRIEASELYYVTMIAAYSGMRIKEITQLHKEDITLKDGIYCFNINTNDGKTTKTKNSIRFVPIHSKLIDLGLLEYVNSKKSGNIFKVSNKDFSEIFRSQIQRKFIDKDSKKTFYSFRHYFIDYLVQREVEANLIAQIVGHEKQYKILLNTYAKPINANTLKSKVEMVSYENE is encoded by the coding sequence ATGAATCTTAGTGATAACATAATCCAATCTTTTGTAAATTCGTTTATGAAAGTAAAGCTTAGCAAGAGCATTAAAGAGCACTCTCTTCTTAATAAGAAGATGGATGTAGAATTTCTAAATGCGCTCAATGACTACTTTAAACAAAGTTTGATAGATGGTGATCTACCTCAAATTTTAATTAAGGATATAAGCAATATCACTAACACTGCTGGCGCTCTTGGTGGTAAGGATAAAGAGAACATAGGGCAAACTCTTTTAGAGAAGAATATACTAACGCTTAACTATCTTGTATCAAAGCTTGAGAAGAGCAGCGTGCTCTTTAATGACAAGCGTGAGCACTGTTTTCTCGAAGATGATTCTAGTGATAACTTAGCCAAACATGCCAAACCTAGTTCGTTTGACGCTAAGGACATAGCTTCATTTCAAGAAAATATAAAAGAGCTTGAAGATAGTGGCTGTTTGCCTATTACAGATGGACAGCTTAAGGCTATGGCTCAGAGGATTAGCGAAACGGTTTATGCCATACTAGATCAAAAGTATGGCTCGACCTCAAATTTAAAGCTAGTAAAAACAAAGAGGTGTGATAGAAGCATAGAAGATATCATAATGGATCCAAATCCACCAAAAAATATCAAGATAAAATTAGATGACGATAGTAGCTTTAGTATTTTTAATCCTAGCGCCCAAGTAACACAAGAGTATGAGATTAGAAAAACATTGCAAGTGGCATCTGGCTCTAGCAATCAATTCTCAACTTTAAATTTAGAAGATCAAAAGAGCTTAAAAGATGCATTCGAGATATTTGAGACAAACACTAAAAGAGCTGACAAGTGGTCGCCAGATACGCAAAGATTAGTTACTGGCGTAAAAAAGCTCTTATTTTTATACTTTAACGAAGATACACCAGTTCATAAGATCACAAGAGATAACTTGCTTGAATTTAGAGATCTTCTTTATAAAATTCCAACTAAGCTAGCTCAAAAGAGTAGGTATAAAGATAAAAGTTTATCTCAGATACTTAAGCTAGGAGAAAAGGACGATAAACTCTCTGAGCCTACTATCCAAAAATATATGATAAGGGTTATTCAGTTTTTTAACTACTGCTTTGATAGCGGCTATATAGGTAAAAGCATAACTGCAAAAATGAATGTCAAGATAGACATAGACCCTAGCGAAAGGGCGGTGCTTCCATACGATGTATCAGAAGCTAGGAAGATCTTTGAGATAGTAACTAGTATCAAACAAAGTGGTAAATCGCCAAGCTCAAGGATAGAGGCGAGTGAGCTCTACTATGTTACAATGATAGCTGCCTATAGTGGCATGAGGATAAAAGAGATCACACAGCTTCATAAGGAAGATATAACCTTAAAAGATGGAATTTACTGCTTTAACATAAACACAAATGATGGCAAAACCACCAAGACTAAAAACAGCATTAGGTTTGTGCCTATCCATAGTAAGCTCATAGATCTAGGCCTGCTAGAATATGTTAATAGCAAGAAAAGCGGAAATATATTTAAGGTAAGCAATAAGGACTTCTCTGAAATTTTTAGAAGCCAGATCCAAAGAAAGTTTATAGACAAAGACTCTAAAAAGACCTTCTACTCTTTTAGGCACTACTTTATAGACTATCTAGTGCAGCGCGAGGTAGAAGCTAACCTTATAGCTCAGATAGTAGGACATGAAAAGCAGTATAAAATTTTGCTAAACACTTATGCCAAGCCTATTAATGCAAACACACTAAAGAGTAAAGTAGAGATGGTATCGTATGAAAATGAATAG
- a CDS encoding DNA cytosine methyltransferase → MTYRVGSLFAGVGGVCQAFKNSNCNVVWANEIDKDACKTYRLNHVSTNLIEGDVKKLNGKNLSDIDILTAGFPCQPFSLAGHGRGFEDERGKLFFEVSRLLKELRPKAFFLENVKTIASHNNGETFKTIRNEIKRAGYSFIPFILNAAKYTDIPQGRERIYIVGFKDEDDYLFEKPIKENIKETEQSNLLSSKFKIPKETNKKPKSIKFFLDNSCVTLTDIYNDKNNKIHRKVIESVVDENIVYQYRRYYVRPNKSNVCPTLTANMGAGGHNIPIILDDGVIRRLTPKECFNLQGFSRDFILPSNISRAQLYKQAGNSVVVPMVEKIAKEIVAVLDGSDRN, encoded by the coding sequence GTGACTTACAGAGTAGGAAGTTTATTTGCTGGAGTTGGTGGTGTGTGCCAAGCATTTAAAAATTCAAATTGTAATGTTGTATGGGCAAATGAAATTGATAAAGATGCTTGTAAAACTTACAGATTGAATCACGTCAGCACCAACCTCATTGAAGGAGATGTTAAAAAGTTAAATGGTAAAAATTTAAGTGATATAGATATATTAACAGCAGGTTTTCCTTGTCAGCCCTTTTCACTTGCTGGACATGGCAGAGGGTTTGAAGATGAACGTGGTAAGCTTTTTTTTGAAGTATCAAGATTACTAAAAGAATTAAGGCCGAAAGCCTTTTTTTTAGAGAATGTTAAAACCATAGCTTCTCATAATAACGGTGAAACTTTTAAAACCATTAGAAATGAGATAAAAAGAGCTGGATATTCTTTTATACCATTTATATTAAACGCTGCAAAGTATACAGACATACCACAGGGAAGGGAAAGAATTTATATTGTAGGCTTTAAGGATGAAGACGACTATTTATTTGAAAAACCTATAAAAGAAAATATAAAAGAAACGGAACAATCCAATCTACTATCTAGCAAGTTTAAAATTCCTAAAGAAACAAATAAGAAACCAAAAAGTATAAAATTCTTTCTAGATAACTCGTGCGTTACCTTGACTGATATTTATAACGACAAAAATAATAAAATTCACCGTAAAGTGATAGAGAGTGTAGTGGATGAAAATATTGTTTATCAGTATAGACGCTATTATGTTCGCCCTAATAAATCAAATGTGTGCCCTACTCTAACTGCAAATATGGGTGCAGGTGGACACAATATACCAATTATATTAGATGATGGTGTAATAAGAAGATTAACCCCAAAAGAATGTTTTAATTTACAAGGCTTTTCAAGGGACTTTATACTCCCATCAAACATATCAAGAGCACAGTTGTATAAGCAGGCTGGAAATTCTGTTGTTGTGCCAATGGTTGAAAAAATTGCAAAAGAGATTGTAGCGGTGTTGGATGGATCCGATAGAAATTAA
- a CDS encoding ATP-binding protein, whose translation MDPIEINPNVANFIKSLRDIGYTFEVAVADIIDNSISAGANDIKIYAIQHPEPFFCILDNGAGMDEDELIEAMRLSSKNPDEKRNDIALGKFGLGLKTASFSQCKKLTVVSKKCNQINIKQWDLDYISKSDKWLLLTPELSEYKNLEIFKDFYKNDNSTLVVWEDIDKIEQISECLEPLREHLSLVFHQFLEGADGARKIKISINNNPLMPFNPFNPTHDATFIKSTEIIKYNEKEIKITPFILPHHSKVTSSEWEKYSGRDGYIKSQGFYLYRAHRLLVYGKWWGLLKSSDTTKLVRIKIEISNDQDELWNIDVKKSIANPVAGLKDALKRVALYSIKDGVKPFSTRGRKINDKNIIRFWDLVCEDSKIYFVINKENPIHQKLLDLLDLQTRELFQLYLKSLEACMPLEAIQVQVQQKPHNFRQEDIISNTEVVKILEHLKNIGLSEDEIKKIEIFKKHKELLDGI comes from the coding sequence ATGGATCCGATAGAAATTAATCCAAATGTTGCAAATTTTATCAAATCGCTTCGCGACATAGGGTATACTTTCGAGGTAGCAGTTGCAGATATCATTGATAACAGTATATCAGCTGGCGCAAATGATATAAAAATTTATGCCATACAGCATCCTGAACCGTTTTTTTGCATTCTAGATAATGGTGCGGGAATGGACGAAGATGAACTAATAGAAGCTATGAGGCTATCATCAAAAAATCCAGATGAGAAAAGAAATGATATCGCACTTGGTAAATTTGGTTTAGGTCTTAAAACGGCTTCATTTTCTCAATGTAAAAAACTTACCGTTGTATCAAAAAAATGTAATCAGATAAACATTAAACAATGGGACTTGGACTATATCTCTAAAAGCGATAAATGGCTACTTTTGACGCCTGAGTTGAGCGAGTATAAAAATCTTGAAATCTTTAAAGATTTTTATAAAAACGATAATTCTACTCTTGTTGTATGGGAAGATATAGACAAAATCGAGCAAATTTCAGAATGTTTAGAACCGCTAAGAGAGCATTTGTCTTTGGTTTTTCATCAATTTTTAGAGGGAGCTGACGGCGCAAGAAAAATAAAAATATCCATCAACAATAATCCATTAATGCCTTTTAATCCGTTTAATCCAACTCACGATGCGACCTTTATAAAATCTACAGAAATAATTAAATACAACGAAAAAGAAATAAAAATTACTCCATTTATTTTACCGCATCATTCAAAAGTGACTTCATCGGAATGGGAAAAATATAGTGGAAGAGACGGCTATATAAAATCCCAAGGTTTTTATCTATACAGAGCCCACAGGCTACTTGTTTACGGTAAATGGTGGGGTCTTCTTAAATCTAGCGATACAACAAAGCTTGTTCGTATAAAGATTGAAATTTCAAATGATCAAGACGAGTTGTGGAATATTGATGTAAAAAAGTCTATCGCAAATCCGGTTGCCGGCTTGAAAGATGCGCTCAAAAGAGTTGCTTTATACTCCATAAAAGACGGAGTAAAACCCTTTTCTACTCGCGGTCGCAAAATAAACGATAAAAATATTATTAGATTTTGGGATTTAGTTTGCGAAGATAGCAAAATCTATTTTGTAATAAATAAAGAAAATCCGATACATCAAAAATTATTAGATTTATTGGATTTGCAAACGAGAGAGCTATTTCAGCTATATCTAAAGTCACTTGAGGCATGCATGCCATTAGAAGCTATACAGGTGCAAGTCCAGCAAAAGCCACATAATTTTAGACAAGAGGATATTATTTCAAATACAGAAGTGGTTAAAATACTGGAACATCTAAAAAATATAGGGCTTAGCGAAGATGAAATAAAAAAAATAGAGATTTTTAAAAAACATAAGGAGCTGTTGGATGGAATATAG
- a CDS encoding Z1 domain-containing protein — MEYSFYEKVFNFSKNNLIVKYSKQNGVLQEEDIDNEVFRARKVIESDIKVDIFNEDGNLSINDYKKLKENLEKYFNIKMSVGLVIKGDEQKLRNTSWYSINTKANNSNFYWDRLEKFYKGFLPPQVIKTVDDDTDMIMNQIGDPRENKFSVYGMVVGHVQSGKTSNYASLICKAADIGYKFIVIVAGDKNNLRNQTQIRINEAFVGKNDSKIVGVGLDDLPNANRMQPISLTTEVSDFNTRDAHKNSQGINFDNINTPVLLVIKKNASTLSNVITWIKSHYNNKISKHAMLLIDDESDYASINTKEQSDPTTINKELRALLELFEKSSYVAYTATPYANIFIDHTIEDEQSVKIKNMNEQISKDLFPRDFIYALDAPTNYFGAEKIFIDNPGKYLIDINDYNEKIPLNHKKDHLISELPKSLLEAINMFILNVAIRDLRGQVKHNSMLVNISRFSDVHEKIACLIDEYLKALKNDINAFILLPNSVKQSSLILNLKNIFETKFDIEFSWLEISKKLSEIATSILVIEVHQKSKKPLKYNTGERINVIAVGGLSLSRGFTLEGLSVSYFIRSTIFYDTLMQMGRWFGYRQDYEDLCKIYMPKDIQNYFKFIIEATNELMYKFKEMAEDGLTPYNFGLAVRQDPNSQLQITAKNKMKNAEEKCISLDLSGKLIETVRFAKNPQLHDNNLNILKKFIESLNRGSKKGSATIYNSIDKMKILNFIDSFNVIKAHMHLDFIRTYLEDKNTLWDVVLYGGKGVFLEKFGINMEERSKLQDRGDYIELGNRKLSAGDPEKALLDDEIYEQSKKEKRGDRSSFLRKNLKNPILMLHILDTKNNQIGFGCDILPAYGVCFPNDGVCSSSQTIKYLINKVYQEEILFEFEELEEQDD, encoded by the coding sequence ATGGAATATAGTTTTTATGAAAAGGTTTTTAATTTTTCAAAAAATAATTTGATTGTCAAGTATTCTAAACAAAATGGGGTTTTGCAAGAGGAAGATATTGACAATGAAGTATTTCGAGCAAGAAAAGTTATTGAGTCCGACATAAAAGTTGATATATTTAACGAAGACGGCAATCTTTCAATTAATGATTATAAAAAACTAAAAGAGAACTTAGAAAAATATTTTAATATCAAGATGAGTGTAGGTTTGGTAATAAAAGGTGATGAACAAAAACTACGCAATACGTCTTGGTATAGTATAAACACAAAAGCCAATAATAGTAATTTTTACTGGGATAGATTGGAAAAATTTTATAAAGGCTTCTTACCTCCGCAAGTCATTAAAACTGTAGATGATGATACTGATATGATAATGAATCAAATTGGAGATCCGAGAGAGAATAAATTTAGTGTATACGGTATGGTTGTGGGGCATGTTCAATCTGGTAAAACTTCAAATTACGCTTCATTGATATGTAAGGCTGCCGATATTGGTTATAAATTTATAGTTATTGTTGCTGGAGATAAAAACAATCTTAGAAACCAGACCCAAATTCGTATAAATGAGGCTTTTGTTGGTAAAAATGACTCAAAAATAGTCGGGGTTGGACTTGATGATCTGCCTAATGCAAATAGAATGCAACCTATTAGCTTAACTACGGAAGTGAGCGATTTTAATACAAGAGACGCACATAAAAATTCACAAGGTATAAATTTTGATAATATCAATACACCCGTACTTTTGGTTATTAAGAAAAATGCGAGCACTCTTTCTAATGTCATAACATGGATCAAATCTCATTATAATAATAAAATTTCAAAACATGCCATGTTGCTGATAGACGACGAGTCTGACTATGCCTCCATAAATACAAAAGAACAAAGCGATCCAACTACCATAAATAAAGAGCTGAGAGCCCTTTTGGAACTTTTTGAAAAAAGCTCCTATGTTGCATATACTGCTACACCTTATGCAAATATTTTTATAGATCACACAATAGAAGATGAGCAAAGCGTAAAAATTAAAAATATGAATGAGCAGATTTCTAAAGATTTATTTCCAAGAGATTTCATATATGCCCTTGATGCACCAACTAATTATTTCGGTGCTGAAAAGATTTTTATAGATAATCCTGGTAAGTATTTAATAGATATTAATGATTATAATGAAAAAATTCCTTTAAACCACAAAAAAGATCACCTTATATCTGAATTGCCGAAAAGCTTACTTGAGGCTATAAATATGTTTATACTGAATGTTGCAATAAGGGATTTAAGGGGACAAGTTAAGCACAATAGTATGCTCGTTAATATTAGTCGCTTTTCTGATGTACACGAAAAAATTGCATGTTTGATAGATGAATATTTAAAAGCGTTAAAAAATGATATTAATGCTTTTATTTTACTTCCAAATTCGGTAAAACAAAGTAGCTTGATACTAAACTTAAAGAATATTTTTGAGACAAAATTTGATATTGAATTCTCATGGTTAGAGATTTCAAAAAAATTATCTGAAATTGCAACTAGTATTCTAGTAATAGAGGTTCACCAAAAGAGTAAGAAGCCACTTAAATATAATACTGGCGAAAGAATAAATGTCATTGCGGTTGGAGGACTTAGCCTGTCACGTGGCTTTACTCTAGAAGGACTCAGTGTTAGTTATTTTATAAGAAGTACAATATTCTATGATACGCTTATGCAGATGGGTAGATGGTTTGGGTATAGACAAGACTATGAGGATTTATGTAAAATTTATATGCCAAAAGATATTCAAAACTATTTTAAATTTATTATTGAGGCTACGAATGAGCTTATGTATAAATTTAAAGAGATGGCGGAAGACGGTCTAACTCCTTATAATTTTGGACTAGCTGTCAGACAAGATCCAAATAGTCAATTACAAATTACAGCCAAAAATAAGATGAAAAACGCAGAAGAAAAATGTATTTCATTGGATTTAAGTGGAAAGCTAATAGAAACCGTAAGATTTGCTAAAAACCCACAACTACACGATAATAATTTAAATATTTTAAAAAAGTTTATAGAATCACTTAATAGAGGTAGTAAAAAAGGAAGTGCCACTATATATAACAGTATAGATAAAATGAAAATATTAAATTTTATAGATAGCTTTAATGTTATAAAAGCACATATGCATTTAGATTTTATAAGGACGTATCTGGAAGATAAGAATACACTGTGGGATGTTGTTCTTTATGGAGGAAAGGGTGTGTTTTTAGAAAAATTTGGGATAAATATGGAAGAGCGCTCAAAATTGCAAGACAGAGGTGATTATATAGAACTTGGGAATAGAAAACTATCGGCAGGAGATCCTGAGAAAGCATTACTAGATGATGAAATTTATGAACAAAGCAAGAAAGAAAAAAGGGGCGACAGGTCTTCATTTTTAAGAAAAAATTTGAAAAATCCAATTTTAATGTTACATATACTAGACACTAAAAACAATCAAATCGGCTTTGGTTGCGATATATTACCAGCCTATGGCGTTTGTTTTCCTAATGATGGTGTTTGTAGTAGCTCTCAAACTATTAAATATTTAATCAATAAGGTATATCAAGAAGAGATACTTTTTGAATTTGAAGAATTAGAAGAGCAAGATGATTAA
- a CDS encoding PD-(D/E)XK motif protein, producing the protein MINPWNDMKNNTRRRVNGDNRYDIFWIVDLDGRYTFGIELDFCIKTSKKSIKFIGLNTLRKDFKDATKFYIALNDNSNWQLFVLVCNDIISLLNTCNNNENVLDNIEARLLKWKKFFISNDDDFGTERQMGLFGELSFLNNIAAKQVGFEEALSSWVGADFDKQDFLFNDCAVEIKTYKASKSPHIIISSAYQLYTTKEKLYLAVYSLSINSQGLSVEDIIKSIEVKVADVESFYKKLFSYGYKSNFQVELLKFKIDKILFFNVDNKFPKITSIDIDSRIHNVKYTVDLLKCNEFLLERIKL; encoded by the coding sequence ATGATTAATCCTTGGAATGATATGAAAAATAATACCAGAAGAAGGGTTAATGGTGACAATAGATATGATATTTTTTGGATAGTGGATTTGGATGGAAGATATACTTTTGGCATTGAACTAGATTTTTGTATAAAAACTAGTAAAAAGAGTATAAAATTTATTGGTTTAAATACACTAAGAAAAGATTTTAAAGATGCTACCAAATTTTATATAGCACTAAACGATAATTCCAATTGGCAACTATTTGTATTGGTTTGCAACGATATTATTTCTCTTTTAAATACTTGCAATAATAATGAAAATGTTTTAGACAATATAGAAGCAAGACTCCTAAAATGGAAAAAATTTTTTATTTCAAATGATGATGATTTTGGGACAGAAAGGCAAATGGGGCTATTTGGTGAACTTAGTTTTTTAAATAATATTGCAGCTAAACAAGTTGGTTTTGAAGAGGCATTAAGTTCTTGGGTTGGGGCAGATTTTGATAAACAAGACTTTTTATTTAATGACTGCGCTGTTGAGATTAAAACGTATAAAGCTTCAAAGTCACCACATATTATAATTTCATCTGCTTATCAACTTTATACAACTAAAGAAAAATTATATCTCGCAGTATACTCTTTATCTATAAATTCGCAAGGACTTAGTGTTGAGGATATCATAAAGAGTATAGAAGTAAAGGTCGCTGACGTAGAATCATTTTATAAAAAGCTTTTTTCGTATGGCTATAAATCAAATTTCCAAGTAGAACTATTAAAATTTAAAATAGATAAAATTTTATTTTTTAATGTAGATAATAAATTTCCAAAAATTACTTCCATAGATATAGATTCCAGAATTCATAACGTAAAATATACAGTAGATTTATTAAAATGCAATGAATTTTTGTTGGAGAGAATAAAACTTTAA